One region of Streptomyces subrutilus genomic DNA includes:
- a CDS encoding purine-nucleoside phosphorylase codes for MNASVTDPFAAADAAAARLRELTGAESHDVALVMGSGWAPAAEALGAPEAEFPVTELPGFPPPAVEGHGGKIRSYKIGDKRALLFLGRTHFYEGRGVAAVAHGVRTAVAAGCKTVVLTNGCGGLREGMKPGQPVLISDHLNLTATSPIVGANFVDLTDLYSPRLRAMCKEIDETLEEGVYVQFPGPHYETPAEINMIRVMGADLVGMSTVLEAIAAREAGAEVLGISLVTNLAAGISGEPLNHEEVLQAGRDSAARMGKLLTQVLARI; via the coding sequence GTGAACGCATCTGTTACCGACCCCTTCGCCGCCGCCGACGCCGCAGCCGCCCGCCTGCGCGAGCTGACCGGCGCGGAATCCCACGATGTCGCCCTCGTGATGGGCTCCGGCTGGGCCCCCGCCGCAGAGGCGCTCGGCGCCCCCGAGGCCGAGTTCCCGGTCACCGAGCTGCCCGGCTTCCCGCCCCCCGCCGTCGAGGGCCACGGCGGCAAGATCCGCTCGTACAAGATCGGCGACAAGCGCGCGCTGCTCTTCCTCGGCCGGACCCACTTCTACGAGGGCCGCGGCGTCGCCGCCGTCGCCCACGGCGTGCGCACCGCCGTCGCCGCCGGCTGCAAGACCGTCGTCCTCACCAACGGCTGCGGCGGTCTGCGCGAGGGCATGAAGCCCGGCCAGCCGGTCCTGATCAGCGACCACCTGAACCTGACGGCCACCTCGCCGATCGTCGGCGCGAACTTCGTGGACCTCACCGACCTGTACTCGCCGCGTCTGCGCGCGATGTGCAAGGAGATCGACGAGACCCTCGAAGAGGGCGTCTACGTGCAGTTCCCCGGCCCGCACTACGAGACCCCGGCCGAGATCAACATGATCCGTGTCATGGGCGCCGACCTGGTCGGCATGTCCACCGTGCTCGAGGCCATCGCCGCCCGCGAGGCCGGCGCCGAGGTGCTGGGCATCTCCCTGGTCACCAACCTGGCGGCGGGCATCTCCGGAGAGCCGCTGAACCACGAAGAGGTGCTCCAGGCCGGCCGGGACTCGGCCGCGCGCATGGGCAAGCTGCTGACCCAGGTCCTCGCCCGCATCTGA
- a CDS encoding gamma-glutamylcyclotransferase — MSLYAAYAGNLDPRLMTRRAPHSPLRGTGWINDWRLTFGGEQMGWEGALATIVEAPRHQVFVALYDIAPLDEDSMDRWEGVGLDIYRRMRVRVHTLDGEEAAWVYVLNGYEGGLPSARYLGEIADAAESAGAPHDYVMELRKRPC; from the coding sequence ATGTCGCTCTACGCCGCGTACGCCGGCAACCTCGACCCGCGGCTGATGACGCGCCGCGCACCCCATTCGCCGCTGCGCGGCACGGGCTGGATCAACGACTGGCGGCTGACCTTCGGCGGCGAGCAGATGGGCTGGGAGGGCGCGCTCGCGACGATCGTCGAAGCCCCCCGCCACCAGGTCTTCGTCGCCCTGTACGACATCGCGCCGCTCGACGAGGACTCGATGGACCGCTGGGAGGGTGTCGGGCTCGACATCTACCGCCGGATGCGGGTGCGCGTGCACACGCTGGACGGCGAGGAGGCGGCCTGGGTGTACGTCCTGAACGGCTACGAGGGCGGCCTCCCCTCGGCGCGCTACCTGGGCGAGATCGCCGACGCCGCGGAGTCCGCGGGCGCCCCGCACGACTATGTGATGGAACTCCGCAAGCGGCCTTGCTGA
- a CDS encoding NAD(P)H-quinone dehydrogenase, whose translation MTRIVIIGGGPGGYEAALVGAQLGAEVTVVDCDGLGGASVLTDCVPSKTLIATAEVMTTFDSSYEELGIVVADDTPHIEQAARVVGVDLGKVNRRVKRLALAQSHDITASVTRAGARVVRGRAKLGGPQGIDGTRDVIVTAADGTETILTAEAVLIATGGHPREIPDAQPDGERILNWTQVYDLDELPEELIVVGSGVTGAEFAGAYQALGSRVTLVSSRDRVLPGEDPDAAAVLEDVFRRRGMNVIGRSRAESAKRVGDRVEVTLSDGRVLTGTHCLMAVGAIPNTKDMNLEESGVRLKDSGHIWTDKVSRTSAPGVYAAGDVTGVFALASVAAMQGRIAMYHFLGDAVTPLNLKTVSSNVFTDPEIATVGYTQADMDAGRIDARVVKLPLLRNPRAKMQGIRDGFVKLFCRPGTGIVVGGVVVSPRASELIHPISIAVDNNLTVEQIANAFTVYPSLSGSIAEVARQLHTRKTGSEA comes from the coding sequence GTGACCCGGATCGTGATCATCGGCGGCGGACCCGGCGGGTATGAGGCGGCCCTGGTGGGGGCCCAGCTCGGCGCGGAGGTGACCGTCGTGGACTGCGACGGCCTGGGCGGGGCCTCCGTCCTGACCGACTGCGTGCCCTCCAAGACGCTCATCGCGACCGCCGAGGTCATGACGACCTTCGACTCGTCGTACGAGGAGCTCGGCATCGTCGTCGCGGACGACACCCCGCACATCGAGCAGGCCGCCCGCGTCGTCGGCGTGGACCTCGGCAAGGTGAACCGGCGCGTCAAGCGCCTCGCCCTCGCCCAGTCGCACGACATCACCGCCTCCGTCACCCGGGCCGGCGCCCGCGTCGTACGGGGCCGGGCCAAGCTCGGCGGCCCGCAGGGCATCGACGGGACCCGGGACGTCATCGTCACGGCCGCCGACGGCACCGAGACGATCCTGACCGCCGAGGCCGTGCTGATCGCGACCGGCGGCCACCCCCGCGAGATCCCGGACGCCCAGCCCGACGGCGAGCGCATCCTGAACTGGACCCAGGTCTACGACCTGGACGAGCTCCCCGAGGAGCTCATCGTGGTCGGCTCCGGCGTCACCGGCGCCGAGTTCGCCGGCGCGTACCAGGCCCTCGGCTCCCGGGTCACGCTGGTCTCCTCCCGCGACCGCGTGCTGCCGGGCGAGGACCCGGACGCGGCCGCCGTCCTCGAGGACGTGTTCCGGCGCCGCGGCATGAACGTCATCGGCCGCTCCCGCGCCGAGTCCGCCAAGCGCGTCGGCGACCGGGTCGAGGTCACGCTCTCGGACGGCCGGGTGCTGACCGGCACGCACTGCCTGATGGCGGTCGGCGCGATCCCGAACACCAAGGACATGAACCTGGAGGAGTCCGGGGTCCGGCTCAAGGACTCCGGGCACATCTGGACCGACAAGGTCTCGCGCACGTCCGCGCCCGGCGTGTACGCCGCGGGCGACGTCACCGGCGTCTTCGCGCTGGCCTCCGTCGCGGCCATGCAGGGCCGCATCGCGATGTACCACTTCCTGGGCGACGCGGTGACCCCGCTGAACCTCAAGACGGTGTCCTCGAACGTGTTCACCGACCCCGAGATCGCGACCGTCGGCTACACCCAGGCCGACATGGACGCCGGCAGGATCGACGCCCGTGTGGTGAAGCTGCCGCTGCTGCGCAATCCGCGCGCCAAGATGCAGGGCATCCGGGACGGCTTCGTGAAGCTGTTCTGCCGCCCGGGCACCGGCATCGTCGTCGGCGGAGTGGTCGTCTCCCCGCGCGCGAGCGAGCTCATCCACCCCATCTCGATCGCGGTCGACAACAACCTGACGGTCGAGCAGATCGCAAACGCGTTCACCGTGTACCCCTCCCTGTCGGGTTCGATCGCCGAGGTGGCCCGCCAGCTGCACACGCGGAAGACTGGCTCGGAGGCCTGA
- a CDS encoding DeoR/GlpR family DNA-binding transcription regulator has protein sequence MFAAERRQLILEMVRANGAVSLRELARVVQTSEVTVRRDVRALEAEGLLDRRHGGAVLPGGFTRESGFPQKSHLATAEKTAIADVAASLVEEGEAIVVGAGTTTQELARRLARVPGLTVVTNSLLVAQALAHANRVEVVMTGGTLRGSNYALVGSGAEQSLQGLRVTRAFLSGSGLTAERGLSTSNMLSASVDRALVQAAAEVVVLADHTKLGTDTMFQTVPTDVMTRLVTDEPPPHDDRAATELQALADQGVQITVAGGAAAAAGGLDGMGGRRPRRDSPVPVQRRGGPTAQLRSASPLSDAGERERERARVADMRRR, from the coding sequence GTGTTCGCTGCAGAACGTCGCCAATTGATCCTCGAAATGGTGCGGGCCAACGGAGCGGTTTCGCTCCGTGAGCTCGCCCGCGTCGTCCAGACCTCCGAAGTGACCGTACGGCGGGACGTGCGGGCACTGGAGGCAGAAGGACTCCTCGACCGCCGGCACGGCGGTGCGGTCTTGCCGGGCGGTTTCACGCGGGAGTCCGGCTTTCCGCAAAAGTCCCATCTCGCGACGGCGGAGAAGACCGCCATCGCCGATGTCGCGGCCTCCCTCGTCGAAGAGGGCGAGGCCATCGTCGTCGGTGCGGGTACCACGACCCAGGAGCTGGCCCGCCGGCTCGCCCGGGTGCCCGGCCTCACCGTGGTGACCAACTCCCTCCTGGTCGCCCAGGCACTGGCCCATGCCAACCGGGTGGAGGTGGTGATGACCGGCGGCACCCTGCGCGGGTCCAACTACGCCCTCGTGGGCAGCGGGGCGGAGCAGTCCCTCCAGGGCCTGCGCGTCACCCGCGCCTTCCTGAGCGGGAGCGGCCTGACGGCCGAGCGCGGCCTCTCCACGTCCAACATGCTCAGCGCGAGCGTGGACCGGGCCCTGGTCCAGGCGGCGGCGGAAGTGGTAGTCCTGGCCGACCACACCAAACTCGGCACGGACACCATGTTCCAGACGGTGCCGACGGACGTGATGACCCGCCTGGTCACGGACGAGCCCCCGCCGCACGACGACCGCGCGGCGACGGAGCTCCAGGCCCTGGCGGACCAGGGCGTCCAGATCACGGTGGCGGGCGGCGCGGCCGCCGCCGCGGGCGGCCTGGACGGCATGGGCGGCCGCCGCCCCCGCCGCGACTCCCCCGTCCCGGTCCAACGCCGGGGCGGCCCAACGGCCCAACTCCGCAGCGCGTCGCCGCTGTCGGACGCGGGGGAACGGGAACGGGAACGGGCGAGGGTGGCGGACATGCGGCGGCGGTAG